The window TATGGATATTCTGTCCTATCTAACCTTGGCCGCTAATCCCAACGATTCGCTCAGTTTTGAACGGGTGATTAACGTCCCGAAACGGGGAATTGGGGCCACCAGTTTTCAGAAACTTCGTGACTTTGCGGAGGAAAACGGCTGGGGACTCTCCGAAGCCGCTCAAAACGTGGCTTTGGCTACTAACATCTCTACTCGAGCTCGAAACGCGATTGAGGACTTCGGAGTCACGATGGCGCAATTGCACGGCGAAGTAGCCGACAAATCGGTCACAGAGATTACCGAAACGTTACTGGAAAAAACGGGTTACGTAGCTAGCCTGCGTCAGGAAAACAACTTGGAATCCCAGGCCCGTCTTGAAAATATTGAGGAATTTCTAACCGTGACCCAGGACTTTGACGAAAAATTTGATCCGGATCAGAGTGAAACGGGGAACCGGTTGGTGGACTTCTTAGCCGATCTGGCCTTGGTTTCCGCTCAGGATGACGTCGACGAAACGGCTCCGCAGGTCACGTTGATGACGTTACACGCTGCTAAGGGACTCGAATTCCCAGTCGTTTTCATGGTCGGAATGGAAGAAAATCTCTTCCCATTGGCCCGCGCTGCGGAGAACCCCGATGAATTAGAAGAAGAACGTCGCTTAGCGTACGTTGGGATTACCAGAGCCCAACAAAAGCTATACATGACAAACGCTTATGCTCGCACGTTATACGGTCGGCAACAAAATAACCCCGCGTCGCGCTTTATGGATGAAATTAATACCGATTTATTAGAAAATGAGATGAGCCAACCTACGACCACACAGGGACCGCGGACGCCGTTTGATAGTGATCGTTACCGACGTCGGACCGCCACTGCCACCCAACCGACGTATCAATCTCGGCAAACAGTGGCAAAACCACAGGGAACCGGAGCTGACCAGCAAAGCTGGCAAGTGGGGGATCAAGTGACCCACAAAGCCTGGGGCACCGGAACGGTCGTGAAGGTCAACGGGACTGGCGAAGACATGGAACTAGACATTGCGTTTGAGGCGAAGGGAGTCAAACGACTTCTGGCGGCCTTTGCGCCCATTCAAAAAGTAGAACAATAGAAGGGAGCACCGGTCGTGCAGGAACTTGATTTAAATCAGCTAACTGAAGCCGAAGCAGCACAACGGGCGGCAGCATTACGCCCCCAGTTGTTGCAGTGGGGCAAGGAATACTACGAAAATGACCAGCCGTCGGTGCCCGATGCGGAGTATGACCAGGCCTACAACCAGTTGGTGCAACTCGAAACGGCCTTTCCGGCAATTGTCACGCCGGATTCGCCTACGCAACGAGTCGGGGGACAGGTCGACAGTGAATTTACCAAAGTTCCGCACCCGATTCCGATGCTGTCTTTAGGGGACGTCTTTTCTGCGGATGAACTAAACGAATTCGTGGTGCGCCTGCAAAAGGATTATCCGGCGGTCCAGGAATTTAATTGCGAGCTCAAAATTGATGGACTTTCCATCTCACTGCGGTACGAACAGGGCCGGTTGGTGCAGGGATCGACGCGGGGAAACGGAGTGATTGGAGAAGACATCACGGCGAACGTCAAAACGATTGCTTCGATTCCGCAACGGCTGAGTCGGCCAATTGACATTGAGGTGCGGGGTGAGTGTTACATGGGCAAAGATGCCTTCTTGAAACTCAACGAGCGCCGCGAACTCGAGGGCAAGGCGACCTTTGCCAATCCACGGAACGCTGCGGCCGGAAGTTTGCGGCAGCTAGATCCCAAAGTCACCGCCGCCCGGCACTTGAGTACCTTCATGTACAATGTCGCGGACTACGATGATTTAGAGGCCACCACCCAGAGTGGATTGCTGGCAGAACTCAAAGAGCTCGGTTTTAGTGTTGACCCTGACTACCAAGTTGCCCACACGCTGGACGAAATTAATGCTTACATTGAAAAGTACCAGGCACAACGGGATCAGCTGAGTTATGGAATTGATGGTATTGTAATTAAGGCTAACTCGCTGGCGTTACAAACGGAAATTGGTCACACCGTAAAGGTGCCGAAGTGGGCGATTGCCTACAAGTTTCCTCCAGAAGAAGCCCACGTCAAAATCGATGCAATCGAATGGACGATTGGGCGGACCGGGGTAGTGACCCCCACGGCGGTCTTTGCGCCGGTGAAGTTAGCCGGAACCACGGTCTCCCGGGCCACGCTCCACAATCCTGATTACATCGAAAAGAAGGATATTCGGATTGGCGATACCGTGGTTGTTTATAAGGCCGGTGACATCATTCCCGAGGTAGAACATTACCTGCCTCAGGAACGACCGGCGGATGCACAACCGTACGTGATTCCGACCACCTGTCCATCGTGTGGAGCTGAGTTGGTTCACCTAGACGATGAAGTGGCGCTCCGGTGCATTAATCCCCAGTGTCCGGCGCAACTAGCTGAACAGGTGACTCACTTTGCGTCGCGAAACGCGATGGACATTGAAGGACTCGGTCCCAAAATTGTGCAGCAGCTCTTTGCCAAGCACCTGATTAAGGACGTGGCTAGCTTGTATCACCTACAGTTTGACGATCTGGTTACGCTCGACAAGTTTGGAGAAAAATCAGCTCAGAACTTATTGCAGGCCATTGATCAGAGTCGAGCGAACTCGTTAGAACGATTGCTGTTTGGACTGGGCATTCGGCATGTCGGTGGCAAGGCCGCCTTGTTGCTAGCCCAACACTTTGGTTCGTTAGACCAGCTTCGGGCGGCGAACGCTGAAGAAATTGAAGCAATCGACTCCATCGGGGGCACGATTGCTGACAGCCTGGTGACCTACTTTGCCGAACCCAACAGTCAAGAACTCTTACAAGAACTGGCGGATGCTGGCGTGAACTTTGAATACCGAGGTCAGGCACCGGTCACCCAGAGTGATAGTTTCTTCTTTGGTAAGAAAGTGGTGCTCACAGGCAAGCTGCAGGAGATGACGCGAGGAGAAGCCCAGTCTTTCATTGAAGTGCAGGGGGGCACCGTTACCAGTAGCGTCTCGAAAAAAACAGACTTAGTCATTGCCGGAGAAGCCGCCGGCAGTAAGTTAACCAAAGCGCAGTCGTTAGGCATACCCGTCTGGGACGAACAACGATTTAGCGCCGCCATGGCTGAACAATAAAGAAGAGGAAGGTGCAGTTGTGAAGAAAGTCGGCATTGGGATTATGCTGGCGGTCAGTGCGGTCGTACTGGCAGCCTGTGGTAATCAAAATAAGATGAGCTCTAACAGTGGCTCGACCAAAACCGAATTAACTGGTTCAAATTCCAGTGGAAACTACCAAAGTGTGATCCAGGACGGCCACTATCAAACCAGTAAGTCGTCTGGAGTCAATGAACAACAAACGAGTAACCAGTTTAATCTAGAAGGATTTCAACACGGCTTGCTCGACATTTCCAAAAAGGAATTTGACCCGAGCAAGTACGTTTTTCAAGAAGGTCAACAAATCTCAACCGAACAAACCTATAACT of the Fructilactobacillus cliffordii genome contains:
- the ligA gene encoding NAD-dependent DNA ligase LigA: MQELDLNQLTEAEAAQRAAALRPQLLQWGKEYYENDQPSVPDAEYDQAYNQLVQLETAFPAIVTPDSPTQRVGGQVDSEFTKVPHPIPMLSLGDVFSADELNEFVVRLQKDYPAVQEFNCELKIDGLSISLRYEQGRLVQGSTRGNGVIGEDITANVKTIASIPQRLSRPIDIEVRGECYMGKDAFLKLNERRELEGKATFANPRNAAAGSLRQLDPKVTAARHLSTFMYNVADYDDLEATTQSGLLAELKELGFSVDPDYQVAHTLDEINAYIEKYQAQRDQLSYGIDGIVIKANSLALQTEIGHTVKVPKWAIAYKFPPEEAHVKIDAIEWTIGRTGVVTPTAVFAPVKLAGTTVSRATLHNPDYIEKKDIRIGDTVVVYKAGDIIPEVEHYLPQERPADAQPYVIPTTCPSCGAELVHLDDEVALRCINPQCPAQLAEQVTHFASRNAMDIEGLGPKIVQQLFAKHLIKDVASLYHLQFDDLVTLDKFGEKSAQNLLQAIDQSRANSLERLLFGLGIRHVGGKAALLLAQHFGSLDQLRAANAEEIEAIDSIGGTIADSLVTYFAEPNSQELLQELADAGVNFEYRGQAPVTQSDSFFFGKKVVLTGKLQEMTRGEAQSFIEVQGGTVTSSVSKKTDLVIAGEAAGSKLTKAQSLGIPVWDEQRFSAAMAEQ